In the Chlamydiota bacterium genome, one interval contains:
- a CDS encoding porin, translated as MRKFLAVVSVASVALIYCPIHAQSAMTDEAVSQKVEWLEQRVKQLEAQVAEEKPAQASAVAPIVGGIEISGGISTSSVWNFDAPDDSKNALRVFDTAANSANVELVEIGVAKHSQETGLGGRVDLAFLETAEVITAAGTTRDDLDVRQAYITYDFPWIEGVSLKAGKFVTLLGAEVIEPWDNWNFSRSYLFGFAIPFTHTGITGSKTFCDMVSLTAGVVNGWDNIEDNNEGKTFLGNLTLGPWKWFTLGINGIVGPEQENENSNMRWVIDAVLTVKPEPVPQLTFLLNYDYGSEDSIPVIGEDALGNSIVVSRFDGAWQGFSGIAKYDINERMYAALRGEWFSDEDGARTGTTQDLWEVTATGAYMIVEGLWGRLEYRHDESDATPFLDGSTATDTMNTLSTELLYRF; from the coding sequence ATGAGAAAGTTCTTAGCAGTTGTTTCGGTGGCTTCTGTGGCACTTATTTATTGTCCGATTCATGCTCAAAGTGCAATGACGGATGAGGCAGTCTCACAGAAGGTTGAATGGTTGGAACAGCGTGTAAAGCAATTGGAAGCGCAAGTTGCGGAAGAAAAGCCAGCTCAGGCTTCTGCTGTTGCTCCAATTGTGGGTGGAATTGAAATCAGTGGTGGAATCTCCACAAGTTCCGTATGGAATTTTGATGCTCCAGATGATTCCAAAAATGCTCTCCGAGTGTTTGACACTGCAGCTAATTCAGCCAATGTTGAACTGGTTGAAATTGGAGTAGCCAAACATTCTCAAGAAACCGGCCTAGGAGGTCGTGTAGATTTGGCCTTCCTGGAAACAGCCGAAGTCATCACGGCCGCAGGAACAACAAGGGATGACCTCGATGTTCGGCAAGCCTATATCACCTATGATTTCCCTTGGATTGAAGGGGTTTCCCTCAAAGCGGGTAAATTTGTGACCCTTCTTGGCGCAGAAGTGATTGAGCCTTGGGACAATTGGAACTTTTCTCGTTCCTATTTGTTTGGATTTGCTATTCCTTTCACCCACACAGGTATTACAGGAAGCAAGACCTTTTGTGATATGGTCAGCCTCACTGCAGGTGTGGTGAATGGGTGGGATAATATTGAAGATAACAATGAAGGAAAAACTTTTCTAGGAAATTTAACACTCGGTCCTTGGAAGTGGTTTACATTGGGAATCAACGGAATCGTGGGCCCTGAACAAGAAAATGAGAATAGCAACATGCGATGGGTTATTGACGCCGTTTTGACTGTCAAGCCTGAGCCTGTTCCTCAGTTGACCTTTCTTTTGAACTATGACTACGGTTCTGAAGATTCTATCCCTGTTATAGGTGAAGATGCATTGGGTAACAGCATCGTCGTCAGCCGTTTTGATGGTGCATGGCAGGGTTTTTCGGGTATCGCAAAATATGACATCAATGAGCGGATGTATGCAGCCCTCAGAGGTGAATGGTTTTCTGATGAAGATGGAGCCAGAACAGGGACAACTCAAGATCTTTGGGAAGTCACTGCAACGGGTGCTTACATGATTGTAGAA
- a CDS encoding AAA family ATPase, whose product MYLSFYGLTENPFNITPDPSFLFLSRRHEEALAALTYGIHSKKGFIEMTGEVGSGKTTLCRSLLNRLDTSVKTALILNPHLSDLQMLRTITEDFGIKLKSQNKKDLFDGLNQFLLEELSLGHNVVLIIDEAQNLRPALLEQVRILSNLETDKAKLLQIILVGQPELHEILSRPSLRQLRQRISVRYHLTPLSLSETDEYIQHRLKVASANLFLKFYPEAVELIFQYSKGIPRLINIVCDHVLLAGYVAQTLDITRFLVQESIEEIEGMVKI is encoded by the coding sequence ATGTATTTGTCATTTTATGGTTTGACAGAAAATCCGTTCAACATTACCCCAGACCCAAGTTTCCTTTTCTTGAGCCGGAGGCATGAAGAGGCCCTTGCTGCTTTAACTTATGGGATTCATTCAAAAAAAGGGTTTATTGAGATGACGGGGGAGGTGGGATCAGGAAAGACGACGCTGTGTCGTTCTCTTCTCAATCGCCTGGACACTTCCGTTAAGACAGCATTAATTTTAAATCCTCACCTTTCAGATCTTCAAATGTTAAGAACGATTACAGAGGATTTTGGGATCAAGTTAAAGAGTCAGAATAAAAAAGATCTTTTTGATGGTCTGAATCAGTTTCTTTTAGAAGAGCTTTCATTGGGTCATAATGTTGTTTTAATTATTGATGAAGCGCAAAATTTGAGACCCGCACTTTTAGAGCAGGTTCGAATTTTATCGAATTTAGAAACGGATAAAGCAAAATTATTACAGATTATTTTAGTGGGACAACCTGAGCTTCATGAGATTTTATCTCGACCTTCTTTGAGACAACTTCGGCAACGAATTTCCGTTCGTTACCATTTAACTCCCTTAAGTCTTTCTGAAACGGATGAATATATTCAACATCGATTGAAGGTGGCAAGTGCAAATCTGTTTTTGAAATTTTATCCTGAGGCCGTGGAGTTGATTTTTCAATATTCTAAAGGAATTCCAAGATTAATTAATATTGTATGTGATCATGTGCTATTAGCAGGGTATGTGGCGCAAACTCTTGATATCACTCGTTTTCTGGTTCAAGAGTCGATTGAGGAAATTGAAGGGATGGTTAAAATATAA
- a CDS encoding general secretion pathway protein GspB translates to MSIINEALKKATIKGEGIKVSLPGSPVTKLKENILQNRIIQGERPSLVTSRSRYSGIRRIFFFLGLFCCLALLGFSLGYYLKVHPLQVKGPVTQKKDPPSSEIKLQPISSDLKSVLPLSIAQTEIKQESMEPAKKSFLSPKERSRDTEFFVSLDSEKKHSSTSHLKQKFPKIELTGIMMETPPQALVNGQFVGEGDRVAEGVTVLKIEADHVTLSRNGHPFKKWIN, encoded by the coding sequence ATGAGCATTATTAATGAGGCACTTAAGAAGGCGACAATCAAAGGGGAAGGTATCAAGGTTTCTCTTCCGGGAAGTCCTGTCACAAAGTTGAAAGAGAATATTTTGCAAAATAGGATTATCCAAGGGGAGAGGCCTTCTCTTGTTACAAGTCGTTCAAGATATTCTGGGATTCGAAGAATTTTCTTTTTTTTAGGGTTGTTTTGTTGTTTGGCTTTACTGGGATTCAGTTTAGGGTATTATCTTAAAGTCCATCCTTTGCAAGTCAAAGGACCTGTGACTCAAAAAAAAGACCCTCCATCTTCCGAAATAAAACTTCAGCCCATTTCTTCAGATTTGAAGTCTGTTCTTCCTCTTAGCATTGCTCAAACAGAAATTAAACAGGAATCAATGGAACCCGCTAAGAAAAGTTTTCTTTCGCCCAAAGAAAGGTCAAGAGATACAGAATTTTTTGTAAGTCTAGATTCTGAAAAAAAACATTCTTCCACGTCCCATCTTAAACAAAAATTTCCGAAAATAGAGCTTACAGGAATCATGATGGAGACTCCGCCTCAAGCGTTGGTCAATGGCCAATTTGTTGGGGAGGGGGATCGAGTGGCTGAGGGCGTTACGGTTCTCAAAATTGAAGCCGATCATGTGACGTTGAGTCGTAACGGCCATCCGTTTAAGAAATGGATCAATTGA
- a CDS encoding phytanoyl-CoA dioxygenase family protein yields MFSHGEISNLVSWTELLENYPEVPGQHMMYFEKSLLNPEKRILNRIENFIPYHTGFREFFIKGKMLQSVSELFGASAVLFKDKINFKLPGGDGFKPHQDQQAGWSIYASLFITVLACIDEATLENGCLELVKGFHKKGLIGKEWQPLLEEEMAAMTFVPYPTQPGDVIFFDSYVPHASGPNLSKKKRRVLYVTYNRLSEGNHRTRYYEDKRKNYPPDCERIQGKEYVFRV; encoded by the coding sequence ATGTTTTCTCATGGAGAAATTTCTAATTTGGTTTCTTGGACGGAGCTCTTGGAGAATTATCCAGAGGTGCCGGGTCAGCACATGATGTATTTTGAGAAAAGTCTTTTAAATCCTGAAAAAAGGATTTTGAATCGCATTGAGAATTTTATTCCCTATCACACTGGTTTTAGGGAGTTTTTTATAAAAGGGAAAATGCTTCAATCTGTTTCAGAGCTTTTCGGTGCTTCTGCTGTTCTTTTCAAGGATAAAATTAATTTTAAACTGCCGGGCGGGGATGGTTTTAAGCCTCATCAGGACCAGCAGGCGGGATGGAGTATTTACGCCTCTTTGTTTATAACGGTATTGGCTTGTATTGATGAGGCCACTCTGGAAAATGGTTGTCTAGAATTGGTTAAGGGTTTCCACAAAAAGGGATTGATCGGAAAAGAATGGCAACCTCTTTTAGAAGAAGAAATGGCCGCCATGACATTTGTTCCCTATCCGACTCAACCTGGAGATGTCATTTTTTTTGATTCGTATGTTCCTCATGCCTCAGGTCCCAATTTGTCTAAGAAAAAACGTCGGGTTCTTTATGTGACGTACAACCGTTTATCTGAAGGAAACCATCGGACTCGTTATTACGAAGATAAACGCAAAAATTACCCCCCGGATTGTGAAAGGATTCAAGGTAAAGAATATGTTTTTCGGGTTTAG
- a CDS encoding CDP-alcohol phosphatidyltransferase family protein: MTTAVVFFENAQLLSEIFLGLPLWKRAILTCQKVGFNHFTLVGKDRKFLDSVILEIRKDRRFHAHVEIAVREEKEIKGEGSISVDASSVFTEDLISKVLEGREEIPQHFVIQIKTPSDFKKARKYLFRWMRSRQVSFLDRWINSAVSLQITRFLLKTSLTPNQITLLTFPFACLAYYFLSQGSYWKTLLGVGNLVATAILDCCDGEVARLKFQVSVGGDRLDLAMDHGVNLAAFAGLTIGYAQSHPEMAKVLFCFIFLGSLWVFAVTYLPHPSQKGEAFEGTIFKKLIMRLINRDFIYCILVLAFFGNAYWFLWLAAIGSNVFAGILSWARFIKHHTRP, from the coding sequence ATGACAACCGCAGTGGTTTTTTTTGAAAACGCTCAGTTATTAAGCGAGATTTTCTTAGGCCTTCCGCTTTGGAAACGGGCGATACTCACTTGCCAAAAAGTAGGCTTCAACCATTTTACATTGGTTGGAAAGGATAGGAAATTTTTAGATTCTGTTATTCTAGAGATCAGAAAAGACCGGCGTTTTCACGCTCATGTTGAGATTGCTGTGAGAGAGGAGAAAGAAATAAAAGGGGAGGGATCTATATCTGTGGATGCCTCGAGTGTTTTTACGGAGGATTTGATTTCTAAGGTTTTAGAAGGGAGGGAAGAAATCCCTCAACATTTCGTTATTCAAATTAAAACGCCTTCAGACTTTAAGAAGGCTCGAAAATACTTGTTTCGGTGGATGCGTTCAAGACAAGTCAGTTTTTTGGATCGCTGGATAAATTCAGCCGTCTCTTTACAGATCACGCGTTTTCTTCTTAAAACATCGCTGACGCCCAATCAAATCACTTTGTTGACCTTTCCTTTTGCTTGTTTGGCCTATTATTTTTTATCGCAAGGAAGTTACTGGAAAACACTTCTAGGGGTTGGAAATCTGGTGGCAACGGCCATTCTAGATTGCTGTGACGGAGAGGTGGCACGTCTCAAATTTCAAGTGTCCGTAGGGGGTGATCGACTTGATCTTGCGATGGATCATGGGGTCAATCTGGCGGCCTTTGCGGGCCTAACGATCGGTTATGCTCAGTCCCATCCTGAAATGGCCAAGGTGCTTTTTTGCTTTATCTTCTTGGGCTCTCTTTGGGTTTTCGCCGTAACCTATCTTCCCCATCCGAGCCAAAAAGGGGAGGCTTTTGAAGGAACGATTTTTAAAAAACTCATTATGCGTTTGATCAATCGGGATTTTATTTATTGTATTCTTGTTTTAGCTTTTTTTGGAAATGCTTATTGGTTTCTTTGGCTGGCCGCTATAGGTTCGAATGTTTTTGCTGGAATTCTTTCTTGGGCAAGATTTATAAAACATCACACAAGACCGTAG
- a CDS encoding carboxypeptidase regulatory-like domain-containing protein, translating to MSKSFFLSLTLAGLLIDISEAATITGKVSLEGIPPTQEAIEMDADPACKMQHSEDVFTEKVVVNGNGTLKNVLIYVKEGLGDKTFPLPTEPVTLDQKGCQYHPHIFGVRAGQTLKIVNSDDTLHNVHGKTRTASLFNLAMPFKGLELEQKFDQADMVKFVCEVHPWMNAYAGVFNHPFFSVTGAEGTFELKNLPAGTYVIEAWHEKFGTTTQSITVAEGDSKTVDFTLKAA from the coding sequence ATGTCTAAATCATTTTTTCTCAGTTTGACCCTGGCGGGTTTATTGATCGATATCAGTGAGGCGGCAACGATTACGGGGAAGGTGAGCCTTGAGGGGATTCCTCCCACTCAAGAGGCCATTGAGATGGATGCGGATCCCGCTTGCAAAATGCAACATTCCGAAGATGTTTTTACAGAAAAAGTTGTGGTGAATGGAAATGGGACTTTAAAAAATGTGCTTATTTATGTCAAAGAAGGTTTAGGGGATAAAACCTTTCCTCTTCCGACTGAGCCAGTGACTTTGGATCAAAAGGGCTGTCAATATCATCCTCATATTTTTGGTGTGCGGGCGGGTCAGACTCTAAAGATTGTCAACAGCGATGACACTTTGCATAACGTTCACGGAAAGACTCGAACCGCCTCACTTTTTAATCTGGCCATGCCCTTTAAAGGGCTTGAGCTAGAACAAAAATTTGATCAAGCCGATATGGTAAAATTTGTATGCGAGGTTCATCCCTGGATGAATGCTTATGCAGGTGTTTTTAATCATCCTTTCTTCAGTGTCACAGGTGCTGAAGGGACTTTTGAATTAAAAAATTTGCCGGCAGGAACGTATGTGATCGAGGCTTGGCATGAGAAATTCGGAACGACCACGCAGAGTATAACTGTGGCCGAAGGCGATTCCAAAACAGTTGATTTTACCTTGAAAGCCGCGTAA